Proteins from a single region of Scylla paramamosain isolate STU-SP2022 chromosome 35, ASM3559412v1, whole genome shotgun sequence:
- the LOC135090532 gene encoding uncharacterized protein LOC135090532 isoform X1 codes for MPLPTSPRPITLSYKPQGEPSAAPSITLTVCKHTLPLPTKFQPSHIGMARGGRDAVQRRRAVLPLLCYLITWFCLPTKASHLSHLANLEEFSHPRDEETPSQEDYLRNELDEATPRDTIWMEDMKQRGGLDIPVLSSQEKTVGEGLLDEATLKENGTTLEVIRERRDLNVPRVGREKRKEERFLDEVTLRENGTILEVIREGRGLNVPRVGREKTEEERFLDEGTLRENGTTLQVMKKRRRKTVREHFADEINIKITRERRRKNSRKRFIDGNTTETINTRLVGANVRKRRTSGATRTPSKEGNDKKHLYKPGPTSSRHEVECLVKPSCSSRDIPQDTDIGHMFPCMCDDHCYLYGDCCHDHVPVSYTAPAIRPACMLLTPIAGRHYRFHRSVFMVNWCPEGSEPNLKDRCEGEGSSSYLEDIPVFSKTTGIGYANIFCAFCHNDIEIYKYEISVSCLGTVNVTSDLENMMYHSGELRWSLFNDVSENTIECLLDVAYPPSIGRWCQSELVDTCHKNWASEENVTRCSAYNYYVQSENTVYKNRDCALCNGVPHDEIQCLSLFKIGSGPPFYMPPSLLELFEVRGNCKDNEVWDVLYRRCENVACGFLFTLQDGKCERSNATISDDSQSYLNSSCYVLEYDQNAFTTFPNESIYLNETRHLYRFGEYELNGSLIRVCDEKKRWTPFMHILSSVLIIISLVCLLAHMAIFLMLPERRNIPSMNLFSMTVSLFMAEFLFLTFFQLKFNHITCIVSGVLMYYFLSVSFLWMNVMSIDIFRTFYYTSSYRTKSRKIFTQYSLYAWILPLGGVTLALVVDEVWPDYVIAPHFGTDTCWINNKWGLVTFFTFPSGMVILANLILYMVSVRNIYTQIKSGEMASSTIRKSDGSSKYSGGNSKTSVDSSGRRVSRGSIFELPNCKENLRSKFSMGSLRKHRGRLILYCKLALIMGMTWIFAFISIHTKNIVFEYFFIITNGLQGAFIFVAFDLKKKVWEELSIKTRCLKKHENYTVRRKSKAFTASLEGVYKSRPNSQRFNELGAHSASLDASRSQPSHTTAEIEV; via the exons atgcctctccctacctctccccgACCCATTACGCTCTCCTATAAGCCCCAGGGAGAGCCATCGGCCGCCCCATCCATCACTCTTACAGTCTGCAAACACACTCTCCCATTACCGACCAAATTTCAACCTTCACAC ATCGGGATGgccagaggagggagagacgcgGTGCAGAGGCGGCGGGCGGTTTTGCCTCTCCTATGTTACCTCATCACCTGGTTCTGTCTCCCTACCAAAGCCTCACATCTCTCCCACCTTGCGAATTTAGAGGAATTTAGTCACCCACGGGATGAAGAGACGCCGTCGCAGGAAGATTATTTACGGAATGAACTGGATGAGGCAACGCCAAGGGACACAATATGGATGGAAGACATGAAGCAAAGAGGCGGCCTTGATATTCCAGTACTGTCCAGTCAGGAGAAGACAGTGGGGGAAGGTTTACTTGACGAGGCTACACTAAAGGAAAACGGAACAACACTAGAAGttataagggaaagaagagatttGAATGTCCCTCGTGTTggcagagaaaagagaaaagaagaacgtTTTCTAGACGAGGTTAcactgagagaaaacgggacAATATTGGAAGttataagggaaggaagaggtttGAACGTCCCTCGTGTTGGcagagaaaagacagaagaagaacgTTTTCTAGACGAGGGTAcactgagagaaaacggaacaacattacaagtcatgaagaagagaagacggaAGACCGTAAGAGAACATTTTGCAGATGAGATtaacataaaaataacaagggaaagaagaagaaaaaactcaaGAAAACGTTTTATAGATGGAAATACAACAGAAACAATCAACACCAGGCTAGTAGGAGCGAacgtgaggaagagaaggacgtcTGGCGCCACTCGAACACCCAGTAAGGAGGGGAACGACAAGAAGCATTTGTATAAGCCGGGACCCACGAGTTCAAGGCACGAGGTGGAGTGTCTGGTGAagccctcctgctcctcccgaGATATCCCGCAGGACACTGATATAGGACACAT GTTCCCGTGTATGTGTGACGACCATTGCTACCTGTACGGGGACTGTTGCCACGACCACGTCCCCGTCAGCTACACAGCCCCTGCCATACGCCCGGCCTGTATGTTGCTGACCCCCATTGCAGGCCGGCATTACAGATTTCACAGG TCTGTCTTCATGGTGAATTGGTGCCCTGAGGGATCGGAGCCTAACCTCAAGGACCGGTGTGAGGGTGAAGGATCTTCCAGTTACCTCGAGGACATTCCGGTATTCTCCAAGACAACCGGTATCGGATACGCCAACATATTCTGTGCTTTTTGCCACAACGACATAGAAATTTACAAGTATGAGATTTCTGTATCATGCCTTGGGACTGTGAACGTTACCAGTGATCTTGAGAACATGATGTACCACTCCGGGGAGCTACGATGGTCCCTTTTCAATGACGTCTCTGAGAACACTATTGAATGTCTCCTGGATGTCGCTTACCCGCCCTCTATTGGCCGGTGGTGTCAGTCTGAGTTAGTCGACACGTGTCATAAGAACTGGGCGAGTGAGGAGAACGTAACAAGATGCTCTGCTTATAATTACTACGTGCAGTCAGAGAATACAGTATATAAGAACAGGGATTGCGCTCTTTGTAACGGCGTACCGCATGACGAGATTCAGTGCCTCTCGCTGTTTAAAATAGGTTCTGGCCCTCCGTTTTATATGCCACCGTCCCTTCTAGAGTTATTTGAGGTGCGAGGGAACTGCAAGGACAATGAGGTGTGGGACGTGCTGTATCGTCGCTGTGAAAATGTCGCTTGTGGGTTTCTATTCACTCTACAAGACGGGAAATGCGAAAGAAGCAATGCAACGATATCAGATGACAGTCAGTCGTACCTCAACTCGTCCTGCTATGTGTTGGAGTACGACCAGAATGCCTTTACTACCTTCCCCAACGAGAGTATCTATTTGAATGAGACACGGCACCTCTATCGCTTCGGGGAATATGAGTTGAATGGGTCGCTGATCAGAGTTTGTGATGAGAAGAAACGTTGGACCCCATTCATGCATATCCTATCATCTGTGCTTATCATTATCTCTCTTGTGTGTTTATTAGCTCATATGGCAATCTTCCTCATGCTCCCCGAAAGACGGAATATTCCAAGCATGAACCTCTTCTCCATGACTGTATCCCTGTTCATGGCGGAGTTTCTGTTCCTGACCTTCTTCCAGCTGAAGTTCAACCATATCACCTGCATCGTGTCGGGTGTTCTCATGTACTACTTCCTCAGCGTGTCCTTTCTGTGGATGAATGTGATGAGTATTGACATCTTCAGAACGTTTTACTATACCAGCAGTTACCGCACGAAATCGCGGAAGATCTTCACCCAGTACTCTCTCTACGCGTGGATCTTGCCATTAGGGGGCGTGACGTTGGCTCTGGTAGTGGATGAAGTCTGGCCTGATTACGTTATAGCTCCTCACTTTGGCACGGACACTTGCTGGATTAATAACAAGTGGGGTCTGGTGACTTTCTTCACGTTTCCCTCCGGTATGGTCATTCTAGCTAACTTGATTCTCTACATGGTGTCTGTTCGTAATATCTACACCCAGATTAAGAGTGGCGAGATGGCGTCCTCCACTATACGCAAGAGTGACGGGTCTAGCAAATACAGCGGAGGGAATTCAAAGACCTCAGTAGATTCTTCAGGTAGGAGAGTCAGCCGAGGGTCGATTTTCGAGTTACCAAACTGCAAAGAGAACCTACGAAGCAAATTCTCCATGGGCTCTTTAAGGAAGCATCGAGGGAGACTGATTCTGTACTGCAAACTCGCTCTGATTATGGGTATGACTTGGATCTTCGCCTTTATATCCATTCACACTAAGAACATTGTGTTTGAGTActtctttatcatcaccaatggGCTGCAGGGAGCGTTTATCTTCGTCGCCTTTGATCTCAAGAAAAAAGTATGGGAGGAATTATCAATCAAGACCAGATGCCTCAAGAAACATGAGAACTACACTGTACGACGAAAATCTAAGGCATTCACGGCTTCATTAGAGGGGGTTTACAAATCTAGGCCCAACTCGCAGCGGTTCAATGAATTGGGCGCGCACTCTGCTTCTCTTGACGCGAGCAGGAGCCAACCCTCACACACCACAGCAGAGATCGAGGTGTGA
- the LOC135090532 gene encoding uncharacterized protein LOC135090532 isoform X2 — MARGGRDAVQRRRAVLPLLCYLITWFCLPTKASHLSHLANLEEFSHPRDEETPSQEDYLRNELDEATPRDTIWMEDMKQRGGLDIPVLSSQEKTVGEGLLDEATLKENGTTLEVIRERRDLNVPRVGREKRKEERFLDEVTLRENGTILEVIREGRGLNVPRVGREKTEEERFLDEGTLRENGTTLQVMKKRRRKTVREHFADEINIKITRERRRKNSRKRFIDGNTTETINTRLVGANVRKRRTSGATRTPSKEGNDKKHLYKPGPTSSRHEVECLVKPSCSSRDIPQDTDIGHMFPCMCDDHCYLYGDCCHDHVPVSYTAPAIRPACMLLTPIAGRHYRFHRSVFMVNWCPEGSEPNLKDRCEGEGSSSYLEDIPVFSKTTGIGYANIFCAFCHNDIEIYKYEISVSCLGTVNVTSDLENMMYHSGELRWSLFNDVSENTIECLLDVAYPPSIGRWCQSELVDTCHKNWASEENVTRCSAYNYYVQSENTVYKNRDCALCNGVPHDEIQCLSLFKIGSGPPFYMPPSLLELFEVRGNCKDNEVWDVLYRRCENVACGFLFTLQDGKCERSNATISDDSQSYLNSSCYVLEYDQNAFTTFPNESIYLNETRHLYRFGEYELNGSLIRVCDEKKRWTPFMHILSSVLIIISLVCLLAHMAIFLMLPERRNIPSMNLFSMTVSLFMAEFLFLTFFQLKFNHITCIVSGVLMYYFLSVSFLWMNVMSIDIFRTFYYTSSYRTKSRKIFTQYSLYAWILPLGGVTLALVVDEVWPDYVIAPHFGTDTCWINNKWGLVTFFTFPSGMVILANLILYMVSVRNIYTQIKSGEMASSTIRKSDGSSKYSGGNSKTSVDSSGRRVSRGSIFELPNCKENLRSKFSMGSLRKHRGRLILYCKLALIMGMTWIFAFISIHTKNIVFEYFFIITNGLQGAFIFVAFDLKKKVWEELSIKTRCLKKHENYTVRRKSKAFTASLEGVYKSRPNSQRFNELGAHSASLDASRSQPSHTTAEIEV, encoded by the exons ATGgccagaggagggagagacgcgGTGCAGAGGCGGCGGGCGGTTTTGCCTCTCCTATGTTACCTCATCACCTGGTTCTGTCTCCCTACCAAAGCCTCACATCTCTCCCACCTTGCGAATTTAGAGGAATTTAGTCACCCACGGGATGAAGAGACGCCGTCGCAGGAAGATTATTTACGGAATGAACTGGATGAGGCAACGCCAAGGGACACAATATGGATGGAAGACATGAAGCAAAGAGGCGGCCTTGATATTCCAGTACTGTCCAGTCAGGAGAAGACAGTGGGGGAAGGTTTACTTGACGAGGCTACACTAAAGGAAAACGGAACAACACTAGAAGttataagggaaagaagagatttGAATGTCCCTCGTGTTggcagagaaaagagaaaagaagaacgtTTTCTAGACGAGGTTAcactgagagaaaacgggacAATATTGGAAGttataagggaaggaagaggtttGAACGTCCCTCGTGTTGGcagagaaaagacagaagaagaacgTTTTCTAGACGAGGGTAcactgagagaaaacggaacaacattacaagtcatgaagaagagaagacggaAGACCGTAAGAGAACATTTTGCAGATGAGATtaacataaaaataacaagggaaagaagaagaaaaaactcaaGAAAACGTTTTATAGATGGAAATACAACAGAAACAATCAACACCAGGCTAGTAGGAGCGAacgtgaggaagagaaggacgtcTGGCGCCACTCGAACACCCAGTAAGGAGGGGAACGACAAGAAGCATTTGTATAAGCCGGGACCCACGAGTTCAAGGCACGAGGTGGAGTGTCTGGTGAagccctcctgctcctcccgaGATATCCCGCAGGACACTGATATAGGACACAT GTTCCCGTGTATGTGTGACGACCATTGCTACCTGTACGGGGACTGTTGCCACGACCACGTCCCCGTCAGCTACACAGCCCCTGCCATACGCCCGGCCTGTATGTTGCTGACCCCCATTGCAGGCCGGCATTACAGATTTCACAGG TCTGTCTTCATGGTGAATTGGTGCCCTGAGGGATCGGAGCCTAACCTCAAGGACCGGTGTGAGGGTGAAGGATCTTCCAGTTACCTCGAGGACATTCCGGTATTCTCCAAGACAACCGGTATCGGATACGCCAACATATTCTGTGCTTTTTGCCACAACGACATAGAAATTTACAAGTATGAGATTTCTGTATCATGCCTTGGGACTGTGAACGTTACCAGTGATCTTGAGAACATGATGTACCACTCCGGGGAGCTACGATGGTCCCTTTTCAATGACGTCTCTGAGAACACTATTGAATGTCTCCTGGATGTCGCTTACCCGCCCTCTATTGGCCGGTGGTGTCAGTCTGAGTTAGTCGACACGTGTCATAAGAACTGGGCGAGTGAGGAGAACGTAACAAGATGCTCTGCTTATAATTACTACGTGCAGTCAGAGAATACAGTATATAAGAACAGGGATTGCGCTCTTTGTAACGGCGTACCGCATGACGAGATTCAGTGCCTCTCGCTGTTTAAAATAGGTTCTGGCCCTCCGTTTTATATGCCACCGTCCCTTCTAGAGTTATTTGAGGTGCGAGGGAACTGCAAGGACAATGAGGTGTGGGACGTGCTGTATCGTCGCTGTGAAAATGTCGCTTGTGGGTTTCTATTCACTCTACAAGACGGGAAATGCGAAAGAAGCAATGCAACGATATCAGATGACAGTCAGTCGTACCTCAACTCGTCCTGCTATGTGTTGGAGTACGACCAGAATGCCTTTACTACCTTCCCCAACGAGAGTATCTATTTGAATGAGACACGGCACCTCTATCGCTTCGGGGAATATGAGTTGAATGGGTCGCTGATCAGAGTTTGTGATGAGAAGAAACGTTGGACCCCATTCATGCATATCCTATCATCTGTGCTTATCATTATCTCTCTTGTGTGTTTATTAGCTCATATGGCAATCTTCCTCATGCTCCCCGAAAGACGGAATATTCCAAGCATGAACCTCTTCTCCATGACTGTATCCCTGTTCATGGCGGAGTTTCTGTTCCTGACCTTCTTCCAGCTGAAGTTCAACCATATCACCTGCATCGTGTCGGGTGTTCTCATGTACTACTTCCTCAGCGTGTCCTTTCTGTGGATGAATGTGATGAGTATTGACATCTTCAGAACGTTTTACTATACCAGCAGTTACCGCACGAAATCGCGGAAGATCTTCACCCAGTACTCTCTCTACGCGTGGATCTTGCCATTAGGGGGCGTGACGTTGGCTCTGGTAGTGGATGAAGTCTGGCCTGATTACGTTATAGCTCCTCACTTTGGCACGGACACTTGCTGGATTAATAACAAGTGGGGTCTGGTGACTTTCTTCACGTTTCCCTCCGGTATGGTCATTCTAGCTAACTTGATTCTCTACATGGTGTCTGTTCGTAATATCTACACCCAGATTAAGAGTGGCGAGATGGCGTCCTCCACTATACGCAAGAGTGACGGGTCTAGCAAATACAGCGGAGGGAATTCAAAGACCTCAGTAGATTCTTCAGGTAGGAGAGTCAGCCGAGGGTCGATTTTCGAGTTACCAAACTGCAAAGAGAACCTACGAAGCAAATTCTCCATGGGCTCTTTAAGGAAGCATCGAGGGAGACTGATTCTGTACTGCAAACTCGCTCTGATTATGGGTATGACTTGGATCTTCGCCTTTATATCCATTCACACTAAGAACATTGTGTTTGAGTActtctttatcatcaccaatggGCTGCAGGGAGCGTTTATCTTCGTCGCCTTTGATCTCAAGAAAAAAGTATGGGAGGAATTATCAATCAAGACCAGATGCCTCAAGAAACATGAGAACTACACTGTACGACGAAAATCTAAGGCATTCACGGCTTCATTAGAGGGGGTTTACAAATCTAGGCCCAACTCGCAGCGGTTCAATGAATTGGGCGCGCACTCTGCTTCTCTTGACGCGAGCAGGAGCCAACCCTCACACACCACAGCAGAGATCGAGGTGTGA